The sequence GCTGCGGCTCCTGGCCCAGGCTTGGGAGCAGGTCTCTGAGGCACCGATCCTGGGCCACGGCACCGGCGCCAGCTATCGCTCCGGCCGCGGATCCCACAATATGTATCTGGACGTCTGGGTGCAGTGGGGGCTGCCGGGATTGGGAGCCTACCTGGCCTTCCTGGTGGGAGGGACCTGGTATTTCGCCCGCCGGCGCTTCCTGCCGGGGCTGCTCTTGATGCCGGTGATCTTCTTCTGGGGCCTGCTCCAGCACGGTCTGCTGGACGAGCGAGGCTTGGTGATGCTCTATGGCTTGTTGTTGGGCGTCTCGGCCCTAGAACGGTCGTCGGAGTCGGGGAGCATCGAGTTCGGTGCCGGCGGCTCTGACGGGCCAGCTGGGGCATCGACTGGTGCATCTACCGAGGCGTCCAGGGCTTCCCGAACCTGATCGACGCTCTCGCCGGCGAGAATTCGCTGGTAGACCTGGTCGTAGCGGGCGGTGACGGCGGCCAGGGAGTATCGCTCCTCGATGCGCTGTCGCGCTCGCCTTCCCAGCTCTCGGCGCTCTTCCTGCGAGAAGGCCAGCAGGCGGCTCACCGCCGCCGCCAGGGCCTCGGGATCTCGCGGCGCTACGATGCGACCGGTATCTCCGACGATCAAAGCCGAATCTCCGACGTCGGTGACCGCGCAGGGCACGCCACAGGCCATGGCCTCGGCGACCACGTTGGAGAAGGCCTCGGTGTAAGACGAGGAAACCGCCACGTCCAGGGCCGCGGTGAGCCGGGAAATGTCCCGGCGCTCGCCCAGCAGGTGGGCCCGATCCGTGAGGCCCGTCTCCGCCAGCCAGCGGGCTAGATCGTCATTTTCCGGATCGATGCCGGCGCCCACCAACAAGAGATGGAGGGTCGAATGCGCCTGGCGCACGCGGGCCATGGCCTGGAGGAAGCCGTGGTGGTCCTTCACCGGATCCCAACGACCCACCAGACCCACCAGGGGTGTTTCCTCCTCCAGGCCGAGCTCGTTGCGCACCTGAGCTCGGGCTTCGGCATCGGGCTTCAGGCGCTCGGTGTCATAGCCGTTGGGGAGGAGCAGGGAGCGCTCCGGAGCGTAGCCCCGCTGCTGGTGCTGGTGGGCGCTGATGCGGGAGTTATAGATGATGGCCCGGGGGCCTCGGGAGAGGCGGGCGGCGAGGCGGATCAGCAGAGCGGTGGTGCGCTTCTCCCAGCACAGGTCGTAGAGGCTCTGGCGGATATTCCACAGCACCGGGGGCCTGGGGCGGGGAAGAGCCAGGGCGCCGAGGGAGGCGGCGAGGTTGCCGTGGACCATCCAGCCTTGGATGAGATCCGGCCGGGATCGTCGGAGCACCCGCAACAGCGCTGGCAGGTGCAGAGGCATGGATGCCGGCGATGCGGCGCCGAGGGCGTGGAGCGGAATGCCCAGGGCCTCCACCGAATCTCCCAGGGCTCCGCGGCCGGTGAGAGAGATGACCTCCGTCCGGCCCCCCAGCCCGCTGCGGCGTCCTTCCTCCAGCAGCCGCAGCAGCATGGTGTTGGCGCCGCCGGTGCCGAGGCCGGTGATGATGTGGACGATCTTCATGACGGGCATCCTGCGACGCAAGGTGGACGCAGGATAGCAGGGGTCGCAGGCCAGTGACTGGTCAGGGCCGGGTGGGTATGCGATGCTTGACCCGCCCCGCGGTCTGATTTGGGTCGGGGCATGGCGAGGGAAGGAAACTGGAGTAGATCATGTGCGGCATAGCGGGAGTCT comes from Acidobacteriota bacterium and encodes:
- a CDS encoding glycosyltransferase, producing the protein MKIVHIITGLGTGGANTMLLRLLEEGRRSGLGGRTEVISLTGRGALGDSVEALGIPLHALGAASPASMPLHLPALLRVLRRSRPDLIQGWMVHGNLAASLGALALPRPRPPVLWNIRQSLYDLCWEKRTTALLIRLAARLSRGPRAIIYNSRISAHQHQQRGYAPERSLLLPNGYDTERLKPDAEARAQVRNELGLEEETPLVGLVGRWDPVKDHHGFLQAMARVRQAHSTLHLLLVGAGIDPENDDLARWLAETGLTDRAHLLGERRDISRLTAALDVAVSSSYTEAFSNVVAEAMACGVPCAVTDVGDSALIVGDTGRIVAPRDPEALAAAVSRLLAFSQEERRELGRRARQRIEERYSLAAVTARYDQVYQRILAGESVDQVREALDASVDAPVDAPAGPSEPPAPNSMLPDSDDRSRAETPNNKP